In Pelmatolapia mariae isolate MD_Pm_ZW linkage group LG8, Pm_UMD_F_2, whole genome shotgun sequence, one genomic interval encodes:
- the atp2a1l gene encoding ATPase sarcoplasmic/endoplasmic reticulum Ca2+ transporting 1, like gives MENAHAKNPAECLAYFSVNENTGLTPDQFKKNLDKYGFNELPAEEGKSIWELVIEQFEDLLVRILLLAACISFVLAWFEEGEETVTAFVEPFVILLILIANAVVGVWQERNAESAIEALKEYEPEMGKVYRSDRKSVQRIKAREIVPGDIVEVSVGDKVPADIRIVSIKSTTLRVDQSILTGESVSVIKHTEPVPDLRAVNQDKKNMLFSGTNIAAGKAIGVAVATGVSTEIGKIRDQMAATEQEKTPLQAKLDEFGEQLSKVISLICVAVWAINIGHFNDPVHGGSWIRGAVYYFKIAVALAVAAIPEGLPAVITTCLALGTRRMAKKNAIVRSLPSVETLGCTSVICSDKTGTLTTNQMCVTKMFIVKTVDGDHVDLDAFDISGSKYTPEGEVTQGGAKVNCSSYDGLVELATICALCNDSSLDYNESKKIYEKVGEATETALCCLVEKMNVFNSNVKNLSRIERANACCTVIKQLMKKNFTLEFSRDRKSMSVYCTPAKGDGSPKMFVKGAPEGVIDRCAYVRVGTTRVPLTNAIKEKILAVIRDWGTGRDTLRCLALATRDSPLKVEEMNLEDSTKFADYEMDLTFVGCVGMLDPPRKEVTGSIELCRAAGIRVIMITGDNKGTAIAICRRIGIFGEDEDVSGRAYTGREFDDLPLHEQSEAVRRACCFARVEPSHKSKIVEFLQGYDDITAMTGDGVNDAPALKKAEIGIAMGSGTAVAKSASEMVLADDNFSSIVAAVEEGRAIYNNMKQFIRYLISSNVGEVVCIFLTAALGLPEALIPVQLLWVNLVTDGLPATALGFNPPDLDIMGKPPRSPKEPLISGWLFFRYMAIGGYVGAATVAGAAWWFLYDPTGPGVTYYQLSHFMQCHDENEDFEGLDCEIFEAAPPMTMALSVLVTIEMCNALNSLSENQSLVRMPPWSNFWLLSAMTLSMSLHFMIIYVDPLPMIFKLTHLSTEQWMVVLKLSFPVIAIDEVLKFVARNYVQKLNRDVEEEDLQG, from the exons ATGGAGAACGCACACGCGAAGAACCCGGCAGAATGCCTGGCCTACTTCTCGGTGAACGAGAACACTGGTCTCACTCCTGACCAGTTCAAGAAGAACCTGGACAAATACGGTTTCAATG AGCTGCCCGCTGAGGAGG GTAAGAGCATCTGGGAGCTGGTCATTGAGCAGTTTGAGGACTTGCTTGTCAGGATCCTGCTTCTGGCTGCCTGCATCTCCTTT GTGCTGGCCTGGTTCGAGGAAGGTGAGGAGACCGTTACTGCCTTCGTGGAGCCCTTTGTCATCCTTCTTATCCTCATCGCTAACGCCGTTGTTGGCGTGTGGCAG GAGCGTAATGCTGAAAGCGCCATCGAGGCTCTCAAGGAGTACGAGCCCGAGATGGGCAAAGTTTACCGCTCTGACAGAAAGAGTGTGCAGAGGATCAAGGCCAGGGAAATCGTCCCTGGAGACATTGTGGAGGTGTCTG TTGGTGACAAAGTCCCCGCTGACATCAGGATTGTTTCTATCAAGTCCACCACCCTGCGTGTTGACCAGTCCATCCTTACTG GTGAGTCTGTCAGTGTGATCAAGCACACTGAACCTGTTCCTGACCTCAGAGCTGTCAACCAGGACAAGAAGAACATGCTTTTCTCT GGTACCAACATTGCTGCCGGCAAAGCCATTGGTGTGGCTGTCGCCACTGGAGTCTCCACTGAGATTGGCAAGATCCGTGACCAGATGGCTGCCACCGAGCAGGAGAAGACTCCTCTGCAGGCCAAGCTGGACGAGTTCGGCGAGCAGCTGTCCAAGGTCATCTCCCTGATCTGCGTTGCTGTCTGGGCCATCAACATTGGCCACTTCAATGACCCCGTCCACGGAGGCTCATGGATCCGTGGTGCTGTCTACTACTTCAAGATCGCTGTTGCTCTGGCTGTCGCTGCCATCCCTGAGG GTCTGCCTGCTGTCATTACCACCTGTCTGGCCCTTGGTACTCGCCGTATGGCCAAGAAGAATGCCATTGTCAGAAGCCTGCCCTCTGTGGAGACCCTGGGCTGCACCTCCGTCATTTGCTCCGACAAGACTGGCACCCTCACCACCAACCAGATGTGTGTGACCAAG ATGTTTATTGTCAAGACTGTTGATGGGGACCACGTTGACCTCGATGCCTTTGATATCTCTGGCTCCAAGTATACCCCAGAGGGCGAGGT TACCCAGGGTGGTGCCAAGGTCAACTGCAGCTCATACGACGGTCTTGTTGAGCTGGCTACCATCTGCGCCCTGTGCAACGACTCCTCTCTGGACTACAACGAG TCCAAGAAGATCTATGAGAAGGTCGGTGAGGCTACTGAGACCGCCCTGTGCTGCCTGGTTGAGAAGATGAACGTGTTCAACTCAAACGTGAAGAACCTGTCCAGAATTGAGAGAGCCAACGCATGCTGCACA GTGATCAAGCAGCTCATGAAGAAGAACTTCACTCTGGAGTTCTCCCGTGACAGGAAGTCCATGTCTGTTTACTGCACTCCTGCTAAAGGTGATGGTAGTCCCAAGATGTTTGTTAAG GGTGCTCCTGAGGGTGTGATTGACAGGTGCGCCTATGTGCGTGTCGGCACCACCCGTGTGCCTCTGACCAACGCCATCAAGGAGAAGATTCTGGCTGTCATCAGGGACTGGGGTACTGGCCGTGACACCCTGCGTTGCCTGGCCCTGGCCACTCGTGACAGCCCACTGAAGGTGGAGGAGATGAACCTTGAGGACTCTACCAAGTTTGCCGATTATGAG ATGGACCTGACCTTCGTTGGCTGTGTGGGTATGCTGGATCCCCCTCGTAAGGAGGTCACTGGCTCAATTGAGCTGTGCAGAGCTGCTGGAATCCGTGTCATTATGATCACTG GTGACAACAAGGGAACTGCTATCGCTATCTGCCGTCGCATTGGCATCTTCGGCGAGGACGAGGATGTCTCCGGCAGGGCCTACACTGGACGTGAGTTTGATGATCTGCCCCTCCACGAGCAGTCCGAGGCTGTGCGCAGAGCTTGCTGCTTTGCCCGTGTGGAGCCGTCCCACAAGTCCAAGATCGTTGAGTTCCTCCAGGGTTATGATGACATTACTGCCATG ACTGGTGATGGTGTGAACGATGCCCCTGCCCTGAAGAAGGCCGAGATCGGCATCGCCATGGGCTCTGGCACTGCCGTTGCCAAGTCTGCCTCTGAGATGGTCCTGGCTGACGACAACTTCTCTTCCATTGTGGCTGCTGTTGAGGAGGGCAGAGCTATCTACAACAACATGAAGCAGTTCATCCGCTACCTCATCTCCTCCAACGTCGGTGAGGTCGTCTG TATCTTCCTTACCGCTGCTCTGGGTCTGCCCGAAGCTCTGATCCCCGTCCAGCTGCTCTGGGTCAACTTGGTGACTGATGGTCTGCCCGCCACTGCTCTGGGCTTCAACCCACCTGATCTGGACATCATGGGCAAGCCCCCACGCTCCCCCAAGGAGCCTCTGATCTCTGGCTGGCTGTTCTTCAGATACATGGCCATTGGTG GATATGTCGGTGCTGCCACTGTTGCTGGCGCTGCCTGGTGGTTCCTCTACGACCCCACTGGCCCCGGGGTCACCTACTATCAGCTG TCACACTTCATGCAGTGCCACGACGAGAACGAGGACTTTGAAGGCCTGGACTGTGAAATCTTTGAGGCTGCTCCTCCCATGACCATGGCCCTGTCTGTACTGGTCACCATTGAGATGTGCAATGCTCTCAACAG CTTGTCTGAGAATCAGTCTCTGGTGCGCATGCCCCCATGGAGCAACTTCTGGCTGCTCTCTGCCATGACCCTGTCCATGTCCCTGCACTTCATGATCATCTATGTTGACCCTCTTCCT ATGATCTTCAAGCTGACCCATCTGTCCACAGAGCAGTGGATGGTGGTCCTGAAACTTTCCTTCCCCGTCATTGCCATTGATGAGGTGCTGAAGTTCGTCGCCCGCAACTAC GTACAGAAGTTAAATAGAGATGTAGAAGAAGAGGATCTTCAGGGCTGA